The following are encoded together in the Lathyrus oleraceus cultivar Zhongwan6 chromosome 3, CAAS_Psat_ZW6_1.0, whole genome shotgun sequence genome:
- the LOC127128805 gene encoding uncharacterized protein LOC127128805, translating to MANPPPVRPWFRLTSIRPVSAPAPAPAPAPESRPIMPLPAFQTASTPPSPHNQTQPQEKKTEQPPSSPPHRVLAPNSYSSSSSLPSSPIHKPTHYSSSSSSPEKTTTNTSRLPIPTQSPKTIKQNVLTPTHSPKTKYIYSPPSPLTLPPSHSQFKTHEERSKIPMEAEPKAVLVQKTVDVPKPWHNGNSELHPEAHNHSNSSHRGTKHSGNGEFHRETQNHSNSSHHGNKHVTVEERETKERKFSDSEDSGMRVITIAGENRGAYMELVQSQKKHEPNYLHKKGNLKSNGIKVSGGESEFSSAEEGKINKNDKNHKGRTKSSFPMAAYMNSNVQCVNNSLLFHASCSHHDPGVRLSLSKKPFGESYHVKEHVNGGDYN from the coding sequence ATGGCTAATCCGCCCCCGGTTCGACCTTGGTTCCGATTAACCTCCATTCGCCCTGTGTCCGCACCTGCACCCGCACCTGCTCCCGCTCCCGAGTCGCGCCCTATTATGCCTCTACCTGCATTTCAAACAGCTTCAACACCACCATCACCTCATAATCAAACTCAACCTCAAGAAAAGAAAACCGAACAACCACCTTCATCTCCACCTCATAGAGTACTAGCTCCTAATTCttattcttcatcttcttcacttCCATCTTCTCCTATTCATAAGCCAACACATTATTCAAGTAGTTCTTCTTCCCCGGAGAAAACTACAACCAACACTTCTCGTCTTCCGATTCCGACTCAATCTCCGAAAACTATTAAACAAAACGTCCTCACCCCAACGCATTCACCAAAAACTAAATACATTTATTCACCACCCTCTCCTCTGACACTCCCACCTTCTCACTCTCAGTTCAAAACTCATGAAGAACGGTCTAAGATACCAATGGAGGCAGAGCCAAAAGCTGTGTTAGTTCAGAAAACCGTTGACGTGCCTAAGCCATGGCACAATGGCAACAGCGAGTTACACCCGGAGGCTCATAATCATAGCAATTCTTCTCATCGTGGAACCAAACACAGCGGCAATGGTGAGTTTCATAGGGAGACTCAAAATCATAGCAATTCTTCTCATCATGGGAACAAACATGTTACTGTCGAAGAAAGGGAAACAAAGGAGAGAAAATTTTCAGATTCTGAAGACTCTGGCATGAGAGTGATAACAATTGCAGGTGAAAATAGAGGAGCTTATATGGAACTTGTTCAATCTCAAAAGAAACACGAACCGAATTATCTTCACAAGAAGGGAAACTTAAAATCGAATGGTATCAAAGTTAGTGGTGGTGAATCAGAGTTTTCAAGTGCCGAGGAAGGAAAAATAAACAAGAATGATAAGAATCACAAAGGGAGAACAAAGTCTTCATTTCCAATGGCTGCATACATGAACAGCAATGTGCAGTGTGTCAATAACTCTCTACTGTTTCATGCTTCTTGCTCTCACCATGATCCAGGAGTGCGTCTATCTCTTTCAAAGAAGCCATTTGGTGAAAGTTACCATGTGAAGGAACATGTCAATGGTGGTGACTATAATTGA